Genomic segment of Apium graveolens cultivar Ventura chromosome 7, ASM990537v1, whole genome shotgun sequence:
GGGGCCGTATAAGAGTGTCAATACTTCCATAGGGGCTTCAGATATATGGGTTACTGAAGGAGATGCCAATAAAAATTTGTAGAGACCAATTGAAGGGGAACGATCCTTATCTGTATCCAGTTTAGCCAGAACATCAGCCCTTTGGTTCTCTCTTCTTAAGATCCCTTCGAGGGTAGCGATCTTGAATTCCAAAAGTATGGTTCGAATTTCTTCCAAATATTTTATCATCAAAGGTGATTTAATTACAAAACCACCAAGCACTTGGTTCACAATGAGTTGGGAATCACTGTGGGCTTTCAGATGCTGGACTTGTAGCGCTTTGGGTAATCGAAGTCCGGCTAGAAAGGCTTCATATTCAGAATAATTTTTAGTGGAGGGAAAATTAAACCTTATGGATTGTTTAATCTCAAATCCTTCGGGACTTATCAACAGGACACTAGCCCCACTACTGTCAGAGGTGGGCGAACCGTGAACAAATAGTAACCAAGGGAGAGGAAGATGCGTCAACATTGGGGAACCTTCCCAAAGTGTTTCAAATTCTGAAGGTGCGAAGCATTCAATTAAGAAATTGACCAATGCTTGTCCCTTGATAGACAGGCGAGGGAGATAGGTAATATTGAACTGGCTGAGTTCTATGGCCCAGTTTACTAGTCTTCCCGAGAAATTAGGTTTATGAAAGATTTTCTGTAGGGGTTGATTGGTGTATACCCGAATGTCATTTCCTTGGAAGTAAGGTCGAAGCTTCCTGCTGGCAAGTAGAAGAGAGTATACCATTTTTCTATAGTGGGGTATCTTGTCTCTGCATCCCTTAAGACGTGGCTGACATAATAGACAGGGAATTATTTGTCCCCTTCTTCCCGAATTAAGCATGAGCTTACAGCTTCAGGAGCCACTGCCAGATATAGATACAAAGGCTAACCAAAGAGAGGCCGGGAGAGGATGGGAGGATAGGACAGGTAAACTTTTAGAGAGTCGAAAGCCTCTTGACAAGAAGGATTTCATTGAAGTCTTTTGACTAGTTTATTCCCTTTAATGCATCGAAAAAGGGAATGCTTCTTTCGGCTAATTTGGAGATGAACCTCCATAAGTATGTTAAACATTCGTTTAAATACTAAATATGTCTGGGAGTTGTTGGTAAATGCATTTCCAATATAGCTCCAACTTTTTCAGGATTCACTTCCATACCACGCCCACAGATCATGTGACCTAGGAATTTCCCACTAGATACTCCGAACGTGCATTTGGAAGGATTGAGTCGAAGGCTATGGCTTCGGATAGTCAAGAATGTTTCTCTCAAGTCATGAAGGTGATCCCTCTTAATTTTGGACTTCACAatcatgtcatctacataaaccTGCAAATTCCTTCCAATCTGGTTGGAGAATATTTTATTCATGGTTCGTTGGTACGTGGATCTGACATTCATTAATCCCATAGGAAAGACCTGATAGGCGTAGACAGCTTTATGGGTAATGAAGGTTGTCTTGTCCTGATCTTCTAAATCTAGTTTAATTTGATTATATCCTGAGAAGGCATCCAGGAAACTGAAGAGAACATTTCCAGGAGTAGCATTTACAAGCTGATCAATGGTGGGGAGAGGATAATAATCTTTAGGGGTAACTTTGTTAAGATCTGTGTAATCAATGCAGATCCACCATTTTCCGCTAGCTTTCTTAACCAACACAACATTGAATATCCACTCAAGAAATTGGATTTCATAAATGAAATTGGATTTTAAAAGTTTGTTGATTTCTTCATCAATGGCTTGTTGCCTTTCTGGTGTAAAGTTCTCTCTATTCTGTTTTACCACTGCTTTATTAGGGTCAATATGAAGTCTGTGGATGCCAACAGATTCATCAAGGCCATGCATGTCTTCAGGTTTCTAGGAAAAGATGTCTGGGAACTCTCGGAGAAGATGAATAAGCTCTTTCTTTTGAGAATCTTAGAGATGTGAACCTATAGAAATGCATTGTGTAGGGTCTCCTTATGTTAGTGCGATGCTTTCCGCAGGCTCTCCAGGTTCAGCTTTAGGGGTACGGTATAACTCAGCCTTTGTCAAGGAGGTTTCTGAATATGAGAAGAAGCTTTCTATCTGAAAATTTTGAGAGGCTTCTGCTTTCGGAATTTTGAATACTCTAGAGGGGCTTTCTTCTTTTGGTTCTCCGTAGGGTTTTCTTTTTTTGAGTTGGATTTTAGCCAAGCCCATGGAAGTGGAATAGCAATACTGAGAGGCAACGGGATCAGTTATCAAATCATTAGGTCCCATAGGTATGGGGAATTTCACTTTCATATGGGGGGAGGATATAATTGCACCCAAGAAATACAGAGTAGGTTGACCGATGATGgctgttagaaatatgttgtagtcttgatgataattcaccaaaacaccttaagtAAATTTATTAAGTGTCTTTTGTAGCCTTAACAGATAACCACAGTTATCTATTCATTAAAGGAGTAGTGTATATTAATAAGCATGTAGCACATTCAGTACACTAGGATAACTGTGGGATTTGGTAGTTATTGTAGTTTCTACGTCATGTTTACTACAAGCAAGATATGTAAAATAGGTGGGCTAAGTGTAAATataaaatgccttgtaattttatttaagtaaaaaaGTATGAATTTCTATGGAAACAACTTCAACTGCTAATctacaagcttcaacggatgaatctacaagcttcaacggataactcaatatgccttcaacggataagtcaAGCCCTCAACGGATATTAGTTAAAGATGTCAACGGATGCTATCAagaaagcttcaacagatgagACCATTGTAGTGTCAACCGATAATATCTAAgaagcttcaatggataatcaaCAAGATAGCAGTTGATAGGGACTTGCAGAAGCTGACAtagtcacatgggttgatagtGCATAAAAGGAATGTGGTTGCCTAATTGCAGGTGTTAcaagaaaatgaagcatttccatttccatgcaagacAAGCTCGTTCAAATATGTTGTATCTAACttggattgcattggatagagaaatgaagaaacatgtgaattAGACCTAGCTGATAGAAATAATATTCTTCTCTTATTGCACATGTAACTTGAtgaatatataaaccaagtgtagcaagtaacTTAGAACAAAAACAACTAGAACAACAAGTAGAAAAAAAGTTGTATCTCTAGAAATACTCTCAAGTTCTAAGTTGTAAAGATTACTTGTAAGCAattgtgtgcattcttgcatcacgGAGATTTCTTCAATATGTACATCTCTGGTCGAAAGACAAATACACCAGAAAGTGTTTAAACTTGCGTTTATTTATTTTGTGTTAGTTGAATACTTTTCAAGTCTTATTTGCACTCTTGCATATTCAAAACACAGTTGTATATTTAAGAAAGAATTTTTCAAGAAAGCAAAAAAAACCAGTatttcattcaacccccttcGGTAATTCTGTTATTGTACTGTTacggaataacaattggtatcagagcaagctcttaacacaTATATAGTTTAAAGATTGAAGCAATCAAATAACATGAGCAGGAAGGATGTTCAAGTGAAGATCCCacttctggataaagacaattatcatcactggaaagtgaagatgcaccttcatctactctctcaagatgaaagctatgtCAACTGCATAGAGAATGGATCTCATGTTTTTCGCAGGGCTGCAACGGAAGCTGGTGAAGCTACTGGAAATGAGCAAACTGTTCCAAAGCCCAAATCAAAATAGAgtgatgaagatattgaagcaGTTCACAAAGAttaaaaggccatgaacattttgttcaatggtcttCATCAAGACATGTTTAAAAATGTTATAAAATACAAAACttctaaggaaatttgggatcaAGTTCAAGTGCTATGTGTGGGAACTGAGCAAGTCAGATAAAACAAGATGAAACTTCTCATACAACAATATGAACACTTCCATTTTGAAGATGGTGAGTCCTTGAATGATacttttagtagatttcaaaaggtATTAAATGGACTAAATTTGTAtagaagagtctaccaaaccaaggaTTTCAACCTAAAATTCCTAAGATctttaccaaaggaatggaagccaatAATAGTCTCTCTCAGATAAATTCACAAGAGTACAAGGATTTTACTCTTGAGAGACTATATGATAttttgaaaacctatgagcttgaaatggaaCAAGATGAGCTGATAGAGAAGGGAAGGATGAAAGGTGGATTTGTGGAATTGGTAGCTGAGCAAGAGCGAGTGGTGGAAATGAAGGTTGAAGCAGTTAAAACTGCACCAAGCATGAATGTTTGTGAAGGCAGGTCTGAAATGAGCAAGGGAAAAGGGTTGATGGTTGAAGATGAAGACTATCcaagccaagatgatatggatgaagTTGATGAATATCTAGCCTTTCTGTCAAGAAGGTTTgcaaagctcaaattcaagaaaaaatttggaGATGCAAAGTccaacagaaacatggttgacaaaagcaaattcaaatgtttcaagtgtgggccgagtggtcattttgcaaatgagtgaAGAAAGCCAAATTCTGGAAAAAAAAAGTTTTGAGCTTGTTgaatataaaaagaaatattttgagttgctcaaacagaaAGAGAAGGCTTTCataactcaagaaaatgactgggcagctgatgaaGATGATGCAGATGAAGACATGACATATGTTAACCTTGATCtcatggccaagtcagatgaaacagaggttAGCTCATCTAGAAAttaggtaatcactactaatcttgcacagctttctaaagatgaatgcaatgatgctataaatgatatgtcaactgaattgtatcatttgcatGTCATACTTAAATCACTCATAAAAGAGATCATTAGAATTAAatagaataatgtgtttttaagtgatagaaatgttgcattagaaactcaattcattgagtttgagaaattgaatATTCAGTGTAAAATTGCTAAATATGAGTTAACAgaatctttgaagaaagaggaaattctgagaaagcagcttgaacgtgagCAAGAAGTCATTAAATCCTGAAAATCTTTTAGGGATGTTAGTGCACAAATTgccaaagttcaagggattgaatcattttgtgaagaaGCATGGAAGAAAGACAAGAAAAAACTGAACCAAGAGTTAATTGATGTtcaatcaacggatgatgaattTTATCTGTTGAATGATAAAGCTCATCCGTTAAAATATGAAGCTCATCCATTGAAGGAGAAAATGTCCATTAGCAAAGGAAAGCTagcaaagttaaatgagaaatatgatTCAGTTACAAAGAATTTTGTCTCAAGAGAATCAAGTAAAACCAAGGATGCAAGGAAAGTGAATGTAGGTCACTTGTCAATGGAGCAATTTAATAACAGTTTGGAAAAGATTGAGGTCATAgcagaatctaaaaggaaaacAAACAGGAATAAgaaagtagggattaataaacataacaactatacacctaatatgtatgcacctagaaaaacaTGTGTGAAATGTGGTAGTTTTAATcatttagcacataaacgcagcgaaaacgtaaacttaaatcttaaaaaaccgaaaccctccgcaggatccatgcgaaaaataatatttaattcgtagtccagtttgtttaccttaagaagctttacgttaatggaaagatggaggtctttaatagcaatccaagaacgatgaacggagatccttagcagctgctcctcaagtgtgaagcactccaccggtattcaccaagaaaacgatgtaatgaaggaggaggaaatggagagaattagggttttgtaaatctttttggtttaggcaaaaatagggtctataatagtatatttataggcaaaattttcagctgaaaatattcccataaaatattattattattaaccctttattattctcact
This window contains:
- the LOC141674236 gene encoding uncharacterized protein LOC141674236; translation: MVYSLLLASRKLRPYFQGNDIRVYTNQPLQKIFHKPNFSGRLVNWAIELSQFNITYLPRLSIKGQALVNFLIECFAPSEFETLWEGSPMLTHLPLPWLLFVHGSPTSDSSGASVLLISPEGFEIKQSIRFNFPSTKNYSEYEAFLAGLRLPKALQVQHLKAHSDSQLIVNQVLGGFVIKSPLMIKYLEEIRTILLEFKIATLEGILRRENQRADVLAKLDTDKDRSPSIGLYKFLLASPSVTHISEAPMEVLTLLYGPN